The Clostridium aceticum genomic interval GCCGGTATCTACTCCACAAAGTCTTTAAAATTACAGTCAAAGCCCACCACCTCCATGCTTGTTTTTTTATAAATAAAACAGGGGGATGGGTGCCGCACCCACACCCCTGTTATGAAAGCAGATTATTGAATCGTCCAAACAGTTGGTACTGTTCCTACTACATCACCCTCTGGGCAGAAGGTAGAGAACTGAAAAGCTTCCTGTACTTCAAATATATTGATATCTTTCTCTTGTCCAGTTTCAGATATTACAGTAATTTCATCTAATGCATCAGTTATTGGATCTCCTGAAACAGGATCAGTTAAACTATCTACAGTAGCCGCTAATCTAGGTAGAACGATGCTATAGTTGCCAAAAGCAAAATGATTTTCTCTTCTGATGGCATTAGGGCAAAGACCAGCAATTTCAATTTGACCGCTTGTTACCAGTTCACTATCAGGACCAACCCCTAAAATAATACGGTATGCTAAGTCTGGGTTACGATATTCTGCACCAGACACTAAACTATCAAAATCCCAAGCAGTACCATCAAATCCTGCTGCCACCATAAGTACGGCAAGATCTTCTGCAACTTCTGCTCTTTCCATATGTGTTCCATGAGTATCATCTCTACGATGATCCCCATCAACCGTTTTAGAAAGGTTAAGGTTGCGTACATGGCTGATACCCATAGCTCTGATTTCAGCTGCCTCTTCGTCACTTAAGTAGTGAATTTTTGCTTGAAGAGAATCTTCAATCTCATGAGATAAGTCTTCTTTTCCGTTTGTTGCATCTGAATCGTCATATTGTACCTCATAAACTCCATCAGCAGTTTCTGCAATTAAGTTAATCAAGTCGTTAGGAAGTTGACCTGTCCTCTCAACAAAAGCCGCCGTCACCTGCCGTAATCTTGTCTGGTTGTTGTCACAAATAGTATCTGCCGCTCCTGCACCAGCTCCCGCTAGACGAGGAGCAATCATAGCTGCTAAAAAGCCCATGATAGCAATTACGATGATTAATTCAAGTAATGTAAAACCTCCGTTACCCTTTAAACCCATTAATAACTTTCTTAATTTCTTTTTCATAGATACAAAAAAACCCCTTTCTAAGAATTAGTTTTCTCAGAAGGGTTCACCCGCAGAACCGCCTTCAATTTTAAAATTTTTTCCTCATGACTGATTAATAATTGACTTAAAATACCTTCTTCATTATAACTTCAGGTACCAGACCCGACAGTTTTCCCTCTTATACCTCGTCCACATCACCCCCCTTATTAGATTAAATCGTCCATCCACAGAACCATTTTAAAGTTGGATAATATTTTTCTTTTCAGATGCTTTAATCTGACAAAGAAAGTAAGCTGGTTTTACAACAACTTAAAGAACAGCCTTCTTATTCAGGCTTTCCGGAATCCAGTCTACTACGTAACGATACTGCTTTCCGCAATGGATAATAACTTCTTTTTGTCCCTTTTTTAGAATTCTCATCTCAATTTTCAATTCCCCGTAGCCTTCGTGATAGAATAGAGACTCATACAGCTGTCGCACTTTTTCTAAAACCAATTGATTTTTATCCAACATACCCCCTCCTCATAAAAGTGTACTGGTTTCTGATTGAATTGATAAAAACACCTAGTTGATTTGATTATGAATTTCATTCTCATAAACATATTAGCACGCTTTCCTATTTATGTCAATATTTTCTTAATTTTTTCTTAATTTTTTATTTTCAATAATAATTATTGGGATTTCTTTATTTGCTAATGATTATTATAGGATTTTGGTGGGAATAAATATAATAAGTTGTGTTGCAAAATTGTAAGTTCAGTATTCACATAAATTTCTCGATAAATGTCCTTAGAGGAGAGAATCCTATGAATATTTTTTGGAGATGGATAAAAATTTTTGGTCTGTTAAATCTACTAGATTATATATCTACAATGATGGGTATAAGCATGGGGGCTGTAGAAATAAATTCTTTTGCAAACTATTTTATACAAAAAGATTCTCTTTTTCATTTCAAAGTAGTAGGCTTTGTATTATTGGCTGTATTCCTTTACAAAATTGCAAAAAGAAGTCTGACAGACTGTGAAAAAACAACCAGACTATTGAAATACGGTTCTTTAGTCTACACATTAATTGTATTGAATAATTTTATGGTATATTACATTCAGTTTTTAGCTCAATAGGACAATATGAACAATCGTATCAGAGCTAAGACTCATTGAATTGTACTGTATTTCAAGATATCTTAAAGAAAGTTTATAAATCATTTATACAACAAAAAAGCCGGCAAAACTGCTCCTTGCAGTCTTGTCGGTTAAATTTTTTTGAGGGGTTCATGAACTTTTTATTTACTATTTTTTTCAGCGTGATATAATGATAATAAGTATCAATTAATAATGAAGCTAAGGGGGGAGTACTGTTGGGACGTAAAGAAAAAACATTTGTATTAATGATTGTATTAGCTTTAGTAATTGGAGTTTTGGCTAAACCTTATCTCTTTACTACAAAAAAAACCTTTCATGTAACTGAACAACCATATCAGACCTATCAAGAGGCATTGTCCGCTGGAAAACCTGTTTTTCTAGAGTTTTATGCTGTCTGGTGACCTGCCTGTGTGTCAATGGAGCCCGTGATTTTGGCTCTAGAGGAGAAGTATGATGATGAAGTAGCTTTTATTATCGTCGATGTAGATCATCCCCAAAGCGAAAAACTCATAGAAGCCTTTAATGTCAGTTCTATTCCTGTTTTCTTCTATATTGACCCAAAAGGCAACATCGTAGGTAATGATATTGGCAGCAAATCTTTTAAACATATGGAAGAAAGAATTTTGAAGGATTTGCTTGGTAAGAAAAAGTAAGTGTCAAGGGAGGCGTTATATTTGGATATTTTTTTTACAGAAACAATATCGCAAATAATAGCTGGTAAATCAATATTAACAATATTGATGGTTTTTGGAGGTGGGTTCGTAACCAGTATCAGCCCCTGCCTCCTGTCCATGCTGCCGGTTATGGTGGGTTACATAGGTGGTTATGATGATCATGCCACCAGAACTAGAGGCTTTAGCTTGTCTTTTGTCTTTGTTCTGGGTCTAGCAACGACTTTTGCCATTTTAGGACTGGCTGCAGCCTCTTTGGGTCTTGTATTCGGTCAGATTGGTGCAATCTGGTATTATATACTGTCTGCAATAGCAATTATTATGGGTTTAAACCTGTTTGGTGTGATTAGCTTTAAAATGCCCGGTCTAAAAAAGATGCCCCTTAAACTCAATGGTTACTCAGGGGCTTATCTAATGGGACTTTTTTTTGGTCTGGTAGCCTCTCCCTGTGCTACTCCCGTACTTGCAGTAGTCATAACTTATGTAGCCCTGCAAAGAGAATTAGCTTATGGTAGTTTTTTACTTTTTGTTTACGGACTAGGCCATGGACTTCCTTTGATTATAGCAGGCACCTTTACTGCTCTGTTAAAAAAGCTGCCTATAGTACAATATTATACACAATATGTTCACTATTTCAGCGGAGGAATATTAATCTTCCTAGGGCTGTATTTGCTAAGCCGTGTAAGTTGGTAATTAGCTATATAAATATACACTAACATCACTCCTTTGTTTAGGGTCATTGTGTACATCTATTCCTCATTTATTTTGCAGATTATTACTTCAGTTTTTACTAACTATTCATTAGCGTTAACTTAAGCCATAATTTGTCATCCTGTGTGAAGCGAAGCGGAGTCGAAGGATCTTAATGTTAGTAAAATGACAGTTCGAGAGAATTTTGGTAATAATTGTATTAAGTTAACACCTATGATTACTATTTAAAAAGTACAATACCATAGAAAAGTATAGACAACAACGAAACTTTATGATATTGTATCTTTAATGATAACGATAATTATTATCAATTTGTAGAGAAGGGAGTGACTTCAATTATGAAAGTATTTTTAAATTTTTTCCTAGGTATTGTTTCATACTTCAAGAAAAAAAATGTCAACACTTGTGATTGTTCCGACTGCCTTTGTCATCAACCAGAAGGCTGTGGCTGCAAAGAAAATAAATAACATAAATATCATCATGTGGATAATATTAATGACTAAAAGCAATTTACATACAATCAAAAAACCAGCTACATCAATATATAGCTGGTTTTTTCTTTTCTTTATGCTTCAAGACTTTTACTTCTTTGTGCAAAAACTATGAAATGCCATAAAAATCTGCATAAGACCTAAAATACAGTAGAAGTGTATTAGAGTAAGTCTATTCCCTTGGTAAATTAATTTGATCATATTCATGACAGATTTCTGCTTTTTGTTGTCCTTTTCTAAGAAGATGAAATTCTTTTTTTACCAATACAAGCACCCAAATAGTTATAACTACATCGATGAAAAAAGCACCATAATACACCCATTGAATACCAAACTGTTTTGGAAGGATCAGCATCACAGGTATATAGAAAATCACTTGTCTTGCAATCCCTATCATTGCGGCTGGCTTCCCTTTATTGATAGCAGGATAGAATGTCATCATCATAAATATAACAGGTAATATAGGCAAGAGTGCCATAAAAATTCTAAAGTAAAATAAACTGACGGCATCAAATATTCTATTTGGAAACATTAAGCCTAATGGAATTTCCGGTATGATCATAAAAATTAACCAAAAGGGCAACATCATCAAGGTACTGGCTACTGCAAATATTTTAAAGCTGCTGATGACACGAAGATTATTTTTTGCACCATAATTAATGCCGATAACAGGCTGCAATGCCCGCATCAATCCAAAGATTGGTGTCAGCAATAAAGTAAATATTCTATATATAGCACCATAAAGAGCTAAATCATAAGTACTGCCATATCTGGATAAAGCATTAAAAACCACTACAGCCTGCACAAGACTCATAACACTCATAATTAAAGATGGCATTCCCATGGAAAAAATATCCTTGATCATCTTTTTATCTCTAAAAAATTTAAAAGGATGGGCTTCAAAGGATGCTTTGCCTTTTGCAAAATAGATAAAACCCGCAGCTGTATATACAAACATACCCAGGTTTGTCCCCCAAGCTGCTCCTGCAACCCCCATGTCCATCACTACGATCAAAATATAATTGGCTATAATATTCACCACAAGCCCTAGTGCCATAATTACCGCTGCTGTTTTCATTTTTCCCTCGGCACGAACAATCATATTTCCTGCTAAACCATACACCCAGAATAATGCCCCTATGACAGTGATTTGAAAATAAGTTCTACCTATCTCTAATGTATCACCTACACCCCCCATTACTTTAACCAGAGGTGTTGTCAATAACAATGCAAGGATTACGTAGATCACTGTTATAACAATGGAT includes:
- a CDS encoding type II secretion system protein codes for the protein MKKKLRKLLMGLKGNGGFTLLELIIVIAIMGFLAAMIAPRLAGAGAGAADTICDNNQTRLRQVTAAFVERTGQLPNDLINLIAETADGVYEVQYDDSDATNGKEDLSHEIEDSLQAKIHYLSDEEAAEIRAMGISHVRNLNLSKTVDGDHRRDDTHGTHMERAEVAEDLAVLMVAAGFDGTAWDFDSLVSGAEYRNPDLAYRIILGVGPDSELVTSGQIEIAGLCPNAIRRENHFAFGNYSIVLPRLAATVDSLTDPVSGDPITDALDEITVISETGQEKDINIFEVQEAFQFSTFCPEGDVVGTVPTVWTIQ
- a CDS encoding DUF5658 family protein, whose product is MNIFWRWIKIFGLLNLLDYISTMMGISMGAVEINSFANYFIQKDSLFHFKVVGFVLLAVFLYKIAKRSLTDCEKTTRLLKYGSLVYTLIVLNNFMVYYIQFLAQ
- a CDS encoding cytochrome c biogenesis CcdA family protein codes for the protein MDIFFTETISQIIAGKSILTILMVFGGGFVTSISPCLLSMLPVMVGYIGGYDDHATRTRGFSLSFVFVLGLATTFAILGLAAASLGLVFGQIGAIWYYILSAIAIIMGLNLFGVISFKMPGLKKMPLKLNGYSGAYLMGLFFGLVASPCATPVLAVVITYVALQRELAYGSFLLFVYGLGHGLPLIIAGTFTALLKKLPIVQYYTQYVHYFSGGILIFLGLYLLSRVSW
- a CDS encoding MATE family efflux transporter, which codes for METKLHEKDKQKQMILSDNLWKVMYSVSWPAVIAMVLYGLNSVFDAIFVGRFVGETALAGVSIAYPLSQITLGLGSLIGVGAGSALSIALGAKDKETQKKILGNVNYLSIVITVIYVILALLLTTPLVKVMGGVGDTLEIGRTYFQITVIGALFWVYGLAGNMIVRAEGKMKTAAVIMALGLVVNIIANYILIVVMDMGVAGAAWGTNLGMFVYTAAGFIYFAKGKASFEAHPFKFFRDKKMIKDIFSMGMPSLIMSVMSLVQAVVVFNALSRYGSTYDLALYGAIYRIFTLLLTPIFGLMRALQPVIGINYGAKNNLRVISSFKIFAVASTLMMLPFWLIFMIIPEIPLGLMFPNRIFDAVSLFYFRIFMALLPILPVIFMMMTFYPAINKGKPAAMIGIARQVIFYIPVMLILPKQFGIQWVYYGAFFIDVVITIWVLVLVKKEFHLLRKGQQKAEICHEYDQINLPRE